Part of the Actinomycetota bacterium genome is shown below.
TCGACCTCGACTTCCACGTGCGCCGCGTCGGGGTACCCGCGCCCGGCGGCCAGGAGGAGCTCGACGAGCTCGTCTCCCAGATCGCCAGCCACCAGCTCGACCGCCGCCACCCGCTCTGGGAGCTCTGGGTCGTCGAGGCGCTCGAGCACGGCTCCATCGGCTTCGTCTCGAAGATCCACCATTGCATGGCCGACGGTGTCAAGGCGGCCGAGCTGCTGGTGAACGTCTTCGACACCGTGCCCGACGCGATCGCGCCCGCGCCCCCCGCGCGCCCGTGGCGCCCCGAGGCCATTCCATCGGGGGCCCAGCTGCTCGGGCAGGCGATCGTCGCCATGCTGCGCGCGCTCGTCGGCGTGCCTGCGTTGGTCAAGCGCACGCTCGGGGGCTTCCGTGCCGTCGCCCGTCGCCGTCGCTCCGGCGCGGTGAGCCCGCCCCTGCCCTTCAGCGCCCCGAAGACGGCGTTCAACACCGCGCTGACACCACACCGTTGGTACGTCTCCACCTCGCTGTCGCTCGAGGAGGTGAAGGCGGTGAAGTCCGCGCTCGGAGCAACCGTCAACGACGTCGTCCTCGCGGCATGCGCGGGCGCGCTGCGCCGTTACTTCGACGCGCGCGGCGACCCGGTCGACCGACCCCTCATCGCCGGCGTGCCCGTGTCGACGCGCACCGAGGAGAAGGGTCGTCTGGCCAACAGCGTCTCCAACCTGTTCGCATCGGTCCCGATCGATCTCGACGATCCGGTCGCACGGGTGACAGCGGTGCACGAGGTCATGAAGGGGGCGAAGGAACAGCTCAACCTCCTGGGTGTGGAGATGCTCGCCGACTGGTCCGAGCTCACCCCGCCCCGCCCCTACGCCGCGCTCAACCGCATGTACTCCCGCTGGCGGCTGGCCGATCGCCACCGCCCTCCGATCAACCTCGTGATCTCCAACGTCCCGGGACCGCCGCAACCGCTGTACGTGGGGGGCGCGAAGTTGCTCTCCATCTACTCCATGGGCCCGATCCTCGAGAACATCGGCCTCAACATCACGGTGTGGAGCTATCTCGACCAGATGAACTTCGGCATCGTCGCATGTCGCGAGACCATGCCTGACCTCCGTAGCCTGGTCGGCTACCTGCACGATGCGCTGGCGGAGCTCATGAAGGCGGCGGACTCCCGGCGCTCGTAGGAGCACGCACTTCGCTCTCGGGCGCGACTAGACCGTCGCCATGGCCGCACGTGTTTCGGAGCTCCTGGGCGAGGCCGTGAACCCGTGGGGCTGCGTGCTGCTCAGCGCGCTGACCGCCCTCGAAGCGTCCGCGTTCGTGGGCCTGTTCGTGCTCGGAGGCTTCTTCGCCTACCAAGGGAAGCTCAACCTGTTCCTCGTGATCGTGGTGACCGTGATCGGCGGTGTCATGGGCGACTCCGCCGGCTACGAGATCGGCCGCTTCCTGGGCGGACGCATGCGGCGCACGTGGTTCGGTCGCAAGATCGGGGAGCAACGTTGGGAGAGAGCGCACAAGTACGTGCGCGAGAAGGGCGCGCGCGCGGTGCTCCTGGGTCGATTCGTCGGCATCCTCCGCGCCCTGGTCCCGGCGGTGGCCGGCGACTCGCGCATGCCCTACTCGAAGTTCCTCCTCTGGAACGTGATCGGCGCGATCGTGTGGGGACCCTCCGTCGTCGTCGCCGGCTACCTCGCCGGGCGCTCGTGGCGGGTGATCGAGACCTACCTCAGCCGCGGCGGCTTCGCGCTCTTCGCACTCATCGTCCTGGGCTTCGTCGCCGCGCACCTCCTGCGCAAGCGCCGCAGGGAGAAGGCGGACACCTAGGAGACCGCTACCCCAGCTTCTCGGCGTAGTGGGCGCGCATCGACTCGTTGGCGTCGGCGACCGACCGAAGCCGCTCCTCGAGGCCGGTGAGCGCAGGCGCCGGCAGCACGCTGAGCAGCATCCCCGGCTCGACCGCAGTGAAAGTGCGCATCCCTGCGCACCCGAGCGAGAGCTCGAGACGGGTCGACTCGAGCGCACGGGGGATGGCCGCGCACGCGGGGCGCCCGTGGACGTGCATCGCCGGCTCGTCGAGCTGCACGGCCCCGGCCGCCTCGGCCAGCCACATCGCCTGCTCGGGCGTGGACGTCACGAGCACGACGTCGGGCTCGAGCGGGAAGCGCTCGAGCGGTCCGTACGCGATGACGGAGGGCCCCGGGCGCACGGATGGCAGCGCCGCCGCCTCGCCCGGTTGCAGATAGGCGATCGACTCCATCAGAGCGACCAGCTCGCCGGCCTTGTGCTGCACGTCGGGATCCGCATCGAGGCCCATGGTGAGGACCCCGATCGGGCAACCCGCGTGGTCGGCCGCCTCCGTGTAGAACACCCGGTCCCGCGCCAACCGCCAGAACCCGCAGCCGGCCGCCATCGCGGTGTCGACGTGGTCGATGCCGTCGGGCGCGGCATCGAGGAAGGCGACGGCCACCGGTGCCAGCTCGAGGCCGAGCGCGTCGCACAGCACGGTGTCGAGCTCGGCGTGCACGCCGACCTACTTCTTCGCCGCTTCGAAGTACGGGTTCGAACCGCTGGCGTGATCGGTCACGTCGGCGACCCGCACCACCTCGGGCACGGCTTCGCGTATTGCGACCTCGATGCCCTGGGTGAGCGTGACCGAGGCGAGGCCGCAGCCCTGGCAGCCACCGCTCAGGCGCAGGTACGCGACGTCGTCCTCGACCGCGACCAGCTCCGCCGCGCCACCGTGGGCCGCGATGCTGGGGTTGATCTGCTGCTCGAGCACCTGCATGATCCGCTGCGCCACGTCCCCAGTGAGGTCCGCGGGCGGACGACCCATGCCCGGGCTCGCGACGTCGGGCGGGCGGTTGGGGTTGTTGATCACCATGCCCGTCGAGCCGGGCCCGGACAGGTCGAGGGTGGCGCCACGCACCTTGTCGATGCTGTCGGCCGGGATCACGACCGAGAGATCGTCGTGACGTTGCACGACGTCGTCGCTCGCGGCGTCGTCGATGGCCTGGAAGTACATGTCGTAGGTGTACGCGCCCGCTGCGGTGCCGCTCACCTCGAGCCAGAGGGCCAGCCGCTCGGGCTCTGCCTCCTGGGCACGCGTCTCGAGCACGAGCGCGCGTGCCCGTTCGGTGACGGTGATGGCGGGGGCGGCGGCCGGCCCGCCCGCTTCGATGTCTTCGGGCTCTTCAGGCTCTTCGGGGCTCATCGCAGCAGTCATCATAGGCCCCGTGGCCCGTGTCCTCCTGCTGCTGCCCTCCGCCACGTACCGCGCGCCCGACTTCCTCGACGCGGCGCGCGCCCTCGACGTCGAGGTGGTGGTGGCCTCGGAGCAACGTCAGACGTTGGCCGGTGCCATGGGCGACCGCGCCCTCCACCTGGAGCTCTCCGATCCCGGTGCGGCTGCGGAGGCCATCGTCGCGCTCGCCCGTCGAGCCCCACTCGACGCGGTCGTCGCCGTCGACGACCAGGGCGTGCTCGTGGCCGCGGAGGCGTCGGCCCGCCTCGGCCTTCCGGCCAACGCCCCCGCGGCTGTGGCCGCGACGCGCGACAAGACGCTGATGCGGCGCGCCCTCGCCGAGGCCGGTGTCCCACAGCCCGCGTACCGGGTTGTCGGGCCGGAGGACGACGTGGTCGCGGCGGCCTCGGAGCTCGGGTTCCCGTGCGTGGTGAAGCCGGTGTCGCTGTCGGGGAGTCGCGGCGTCATCCGCGTCGACGACCCGGCGGCGGCAGGGGCGGCCGCCACGCGGGTGCGCCACATCCTCGACGACGCGGACGAAGACGCCGCCGGGCCACTGCTCGTCGAGCGGTTCGTCGCCGGTGACGAGGTCGCCCTCGAGGGGCTGCTGCGCGGCGGTCGGCTCGACGTGCTCACGGTCTTCGACAAGCCCGACCCGCTCGACGGCCCCTACTTCGAGGAGACGATCTACGTCACGCCGTCCCGCAAGCCCGCGGCCGCGCTCGACACGATTGCCGCGCGTACCGCCGACGCGATCGTCGCGCTCGGTCTACGCGAAGGCCCGATCCACGCGGAGTTGCGCGTCTCGGGCGACGAGGTGTTCGTGCTCGAGGTCGCAGCCCGTTCGATCGGGGGCCTGTGCTCACGCGCGCTGCGCTTCGGCGCGGGGGTTCGCCTCGAGGAGCTCATCCTCCGGCACGCGCTCGGCCTGCCGCTCGACGGAGTGCAGCGCGAGGCGGTCGCCGCCGGCGTGATGATGCTCCCGATCCCCCGCGCCGGCGTGCTGGCCGGCGTGCACGGCCAGGACCGCGCTCGCGCGGTACCCGGCATCGCCGGGCTCGAGATCACCATCCATGCGGGTCGACCGGTTCAGCCGTTGCCCGAGGGCGACCGCTACCTCGGGTTCCTCTTCGCACGCGGCGCCACGCCCGCCGAGGTCGAGCAGTCGCTCCGCGCCGCGCACGCGTGTCTCGACGTCGTCATCGACTGATCGCTTCTTGTCGTACACAGCCGTGGTGACGACGGTTGAGTACGACAAGAAGAAGGGGATTGGCGCTTAGGCTGGGCGGGACATGCGCGTTCTCCTGATCTCGACGTACGAGCTGGGTCACCAGCCGCTGCACGTCGCCTCTCCGGCGACCGCGCTCAGGCGGGCGGGCCACGACGTGCGTGCGCTCGACCTGAGCGTCGACCCGTGGGCGCCGGACCAGGTGACCTGGGCCGACGCCCTCGCGTTCTCGGTGCCCATGCACACGGCCATGCGGCTGGCGCTGCGCGCGGCCCGCACCGCGCGCGCCCTCCGGCCCGACGTCCCGATCTGCCTCTACGGGCTCTACGCGCCGGTGAGCCGCGACCACACCCTCGGGACGGTCGCCGACCGGCTGTTGGCGGGTGAGTACGAGAGCGCTCTCGTCGAGTGGGTCGACGGCCTCGCGTCGGGACGCGCGGGTGGTGGCGACCAGACGCTCGTCCACCTCGGACGCACGCGCTTCGGCCTTCCCGGGCGCGACCTGCTCCCCCCGCTCGAGCGCTACGCCCGCCTGGTGGTCGACGGTGGAGATCGACTGGTCGGATACGTCGAGGCGAGCCACGGCTGCGCCCACCGCTGCCGCCACTGCCCCGTGCCGGTCGTCTACGACGGGCGCATCCGTATCGTCGACCTCGATGCCGTCGTCGGCGACGTGGCCCAGCTGGTCGCGGCCGGGGCGCGCCACATCACCTTCGGAGATCCCGACTTCCTCAACGGCGTCCACCACTCGCGGCGCGTGGTGCGCGCCGTTCACGAGCGCTTTCCCGACCTCACGTTCGACTGCACGACCAAGGTCGAGCTCATCCTGCGACACGAGGGCATCTGGCCCGAGCTGGCGGCCGCCGGGTGCCTCTTCGTCGTCTCCGCCTTCGAGAGCCTGAACGACCACATCCTCCGGCGGCTCGACAAGGGCCACACCGCGGCCGACGCGGCCCGAGCGGTGGCGCTGCTGCGCGAGCAAGGCATCGAGATCCGCCCCTCGTTCCTGCCGTTCACGCCCTGGACGACCATGGCCGACGTCGTCGAGTTGCTCGAGTTCGTCGCCACCCATGACCTCATCGACAACGTCGACCCCGTGCAGTACACGATCCGCCTGCTCCTCCCCGAGGGATCGTTGCTGCTCGACCGGAGCGACCTCCTCCCCTACCTGGGGCACTACGACCCCGAGCTGCTCGGCTACCCGTGGACGGCTGCCGACCCTGCAGTCGACGCGCTGCAGGTCCGCGTGGCGCGCGTGGTCGAGCACAGCCTCGACGCGGGCGAGAGCATCGAGACCACGTTCGGACGCGTGTGGCGGGAGTCGGGTGCCCCTGGTGCCGCCCCCACCGCCGCGACCGCCGGGCGCCCTCGCCTCAGCGAGCCCTGGTTCTGCTGCGCGGAGCCCACCGAGGCTCAGCTGACCACCTAGTCGACAGATCGTTCAGAGCACCACGACAGACCGGAGCACCTCGCCGCGCTCCATCTTGTGGAACGCGTCCTCGACCTGATCGAGGCGGATGGTCTCCGACACGAAACCGTCGAGGTTCAGCTTGCCGCGAAGGTACAGGTCGATCAGCAGCGGGAAGTCACGCGACGGGAGGCAGTCGCCGTACCACGACGACTTGAGCGCGCCACCCCGGCCGAACAGCTCGATCATCGGCAACTCGATGGTCGCCTCCGGCGCCGGCACTCCGACCTGCACCACCGTCCCCGCGAGGTCGCGCGCGAAGAACGCCTGACGGTAGGTCTCGGGAAGGCCGACCGCCTCGACCACCACATCTGCCCCCAGGCCGTCGGTCAGGCCCTTGATGGCCTCGACGGGATCCGTCTCACGCGCGTCGACCACGTGGGTGGCGCCGAAGCCGCGTGCCCATTCGAGCTTGCGAGGGTCGACATCGACTGCGATGACGCGTCGCGCCCCGGCGAGGCTCGCCCCCGCGATGGCCGCGCTGCCCACACCGCCACATCCGATCACCGCCACCGTGTCGCCCTGCCCGACGTTGCCCGTGTGGACCGCAGCACCGAAGCCGGCCATCACGCCGCAGCCGATGAGACCGGCCGCTTCGGGACGCGCTGCGGGGTCGACCTTCACCGCTTGGCCCGCGGCGACGAGGGTCAGCTCGGCGAAGGCGCCGATGCCGAGGGCGGGGCTCAGTGGAGTGCCATCCGCACGCGTCATCTGCTGCGCCGCGTTGCGACTGTCGAAGCAGTACCAGGGTCGACCGCGCCGGCACGATCGACAGTTGCCGCACGGCGCCCGCCAGGCGATCACGACGTAGTCACCCGGCGCGACGCTGGTGACACCGTCGCCGATCGCCTCGATCGTGCCGGCGGCCTCGTGACCGAGGAGGAAGGGGAAGTCGTCGTTGATGGCGCCCTCCCGGTAGTGGAGGTCGGTGTGGCACACACCGCACGCCTGGACCCGGACGAGCACCTCGTCGGGCCCGGGATCGGGGACGACGATCGTCTCGAGCGAGACCGGCCGGCCCCGGTCCGCGGCCACGACGCCCTGCACCTCATGAGCCATGGCCGCGGACTGTAGCGTCGCCTCATGGCGGCCCAGACGGTGTACCGCGTGCGCGCCCATAACGCGGCCACCGAGTCCGAGAACAAGATCCACCACGATGACGTGGCGCAGCGGCACGGCTTTCGCGGTGGCCTCGTGCCGGGCGTGACCGTCTACGCGTACATGACCCACCCGGTCGTCGCGTTGTTCGGTCGCGCGTGGCTCGAGCGCGGGACGATGACGGCCCGTTTCCACCAGCCGTTCTACGACGGCGACACCGTCACGGTGGACGCGGCCTCCGTCGAGCCAACCGCGCTCGAGCTGACCGCCACCAACGACGCCGGCACCGTCTGTGCCACCGGCCGCGCCGCGCTCCCGTCCACGACCGACGCGGCCGCCCCGCCCGACCCGGCCGACTACCCCGAGACGCCCCTGCCCGATGAGCCGGCGCCGGCGACCCCGGAGACCCTCGCCGCGCTCGACGTGCTCGGCAGCCTCGAGGCGGGGTTCCACGCCGATCGCGCCCACGGGTTCCTCGGCCAGCTCGACGACGACCTCGTGCTGTACGCCCGCGACCGCATCGCCCATCCGGGCTGGTTGCTCCGTGCGGCCAACGACGTCCTGGCCGCCAACGTGCGCCTCGGGCCGTGGATCCACACTGCGAGCGCCGTCACCAACCTCGGGGTCGTCCACGACGGCGATCGGGTGGCCACGCGGGCGCGGGTTTCGGGGCTCTCCACGCGCAAGGGCCACGAGGTCGTCGAGCTCGACGTGATGCTGCTCGCGAACCGCGACCGACCCGTCGCCCACATCCGCCATTCCGCGATCTACCGGCTGCGCGAGCCGGGCGCAGCTACGTGAGCGTGCTGACGAGCACCGTCGTGCCGGCGACGTTGCCCTGCTGCGTGATCGCCTCGAGGCTCCCGTCGCGACCCTTGAGGTAGTGGTCGAAGAAGTCCAGCATGACCTTCACGATCACTGCGCCGGCCGGGCCGAAGAACAGCGTGTGCGGGCCGTGCAGGATCGTGAGCAGGAACTTCGGTGGGGTCGCGGCCCGGTAGGCGTTCTGACTGGATTGGTACGGAACGGTGGCGTCCGCGTCGCCATGGATCAGCAGCAACGGTGTCCCTCGGTAGACGAACGTCCCGCCCGGGAACGACGCCTCGATCCCCGAGATGGGGACCGCGGCCTTGATGCGAGTGTCGGTGCAGCACGAGTTGTAGGCGACGCCGAGTGTCGTCATCGCGCCCAGCGAGTGCCCGGCGACGGCCACCTTGTCGGGGTCGACCATCCCGTGCAGGAGACTGGCGCCGTCGCCGTTGAGCCGCAGCATCTCGGAGATGACGAAGCTCACGTCGGCGGGCTGGTTCTTGTAGTCCGCGGCGCTCGGCCCCCCCGGGGCGCCCCGGCTGCTGAGGGGAAAGGTGGGGGCGGCGACGACGTACCCTGCGGCCGCCAGCTGACGGAGGAGCGCGGTGTAGCTCGGACCGTTCGAGGTGAACCCGTGGGAGAACTCGATGAGGGGATACGGCCCGCCGTCGCGAGCCGGCGGCGCCTCGGGGACATCGCGGTCGCTCGCGTCACCCTGCGCGGGATACAGCACCATCGTCTGCAGGGTGCGCGACGGCCGCCCGGGCTCGCCGCGGTTCGGATCGGTCGGCCGGCTGGTGTCGACGAACGACTCCGTGCGCACACCGACGGCGTAGGGCCCGAAGTTCTGGGGCTTCGCCGGCGCGGTCGTCGCCGGCAGCGCCAGGGGCGAGGCCTGGTTGACGGTGCCGGAGGTACAGGCCGCAGCCATCGTGGCGGCGACGAGCGCGGTGGCCAGCGCGCCGCGCCGCCTCCACCGGCGGGGGGTGTCGGTGTGCGAGCGCGTGTGCGTGGGCCTCTCCACTCGTTCAGCCTACGGGAGCTCGACTACGCAGCGTAGGACTTCCCACCGTAGGACATCGACCGGCCGGCCGTAGGTCGCTCGGCTCATCCTGCGTTCAGATCCTCGTTTTGGGTGCCGATATGCCGTACAACGAGTAGCGCCGCGATCGACGACCGACAGCAGCCCCATGACGCCCATGACCATCTCGAGGACGCAATGAGCCTGACGGGGCTGGTGCGGGCGCGACGAGCGCTACGGCAGGCGGGCGTCGACGACAGGATGGCGCTCGAACGCGTGCCGCACACGTTGAACGAGGTCTGGTACGCGGGTCCGTACGTCCTTCGTATCAGCGCCTCACCCGTCTCGCGCCGGTTGGAGCACGAGGCCAACGTGGCCGCCGTGCTGCCGATCGAGGTGCTCTACCCCCACGTCGTGGGCCATGGGCGGGGCCCCGTGGGCGAGTGGCTGCTGTTGCGCCGCGCGCCCGGCCGGCCGCTCAGCCGCACATGGGGTGAGATGAGCGACAGCGAGCGGCGTCGCGCCGTCAGCCAGCTCGCGGATGCCATGCGGGCCCTCCACTCCGTCGTCCTGCCTCAGGACGGCCCGAGCGCCATCAGGCCGCCCTTCCTCGATCGCAACACGCTCGAGTGCCCCCACCAACTTCCTCCGGCGCGCACGCTCGAGCTCGTCGACCAGGCCACCCGGCTCCCGTACGTCGACGCCCCGATGCTCGCCAACGCCGCCGACATCGTGCGGGCCGGCGCGATCGCGCTCAACGGCGACCATGCCGCCCCGACTCTCGTCCACGGCGATCTCCACTTCGAGAACGTCCTCTGGGACGGACGCCAGATCAGCGCCCTCCTCGACTTCGAGTGGGCGCGTCCCGGCCCTCCCGACCTCGACCTCGACGTGCTGCTGCGCTTCTGCGCGGAGCCCGGCGTCAACGTCGCCGCGGACTACGAGCAGCAGCTGCGACGGCGCGACTACCGCGACCTGCCCGTCTGGTTGCGCGAGTCGTATCCGGAGCTGTTCGCGCACCCGCGCCTCAACGAGCGCCTGGCGTTGTACAGCCTGGCCTACGACCTCCGGGAGCTGCTGCTCCGACCGCCGCGAGGCCCGATCGACCAGTTGCCCACCCACCATCCCTACAACCGCATTCGCCGGCTGGTCGAGATGCGGCGCGCGGCCCACTCGAACCTGTGGTGATCCTGCGCAAGCGCCACGAGGCGATCCCCGTCCCCGATTGGGTCTGGCAGGACGCGTGGGTCGCGGTCATCAGCGCCTACGCCGAGCTGCGCATCCGGAGCGAGCCCGAGCTGCTCCGCTCGGTGAGAATGTGCGAGGCCACCATCCAGCAGGTGGCGGAGGCCGAGTCGGCGGAGGCGGCCGAGTTGCTCTCGGAAGGCACGTTGGGCACCCGCTCGGGGCCCGTCCTCGTGCGCGCCATCCGCTCCGGACACCCCGACATCGTGCGGGCCAAGCTGCTCGAGGACTTCCATCGCACGGTCTGGCCCGAGGCGGTGAGCCGTGGCCAGCGCGAGCTGCCCCGTGAGCTGACCTTCGACGCGGTGCTCGACGAGAACGGGCGCGACGAGCTCGAGGCCCTCTGCTTCCAGACCCTGCGTCGCTACGCCTCCGACGCCACGTGGGCGGTCGTGGTCGAGAGCGCGGCCTACGACACCGACGCCCGGCCCAACCCCCAGTTCGCCGAGGTGCTGCGCCTCCGGCTCTAGCAGTGGGTGGCCGAGCGGGGCGCGGTCCCGCCGGCGCTTCCGTCTATTGTCGCCCCGAACATGGGTCAGGTTGCCTTCCTGGACGTCTCCAAGCGCTTCGGGAGCTTCACCGCCGTCGCCGACCTCACGCTCGAGGTCGAGGATCAGGAGTTCCTCGTCCTGCTCGGGCCTTCCGGATGTGGGAAGACGACTGCCCTGCGGATGGTCGCCGGTCTCGAGGAGCCGACCGGCGGCACGATCCGGATCGGCACCCGCGTCGTCAACGACGTGGAGGCCAAGGACCGCGACGTCGCCATGGTGTTCCAGAGCTACGCGCTCTACCCGCACATGACGGTGGAGAAGAACATCGAGTTCCCGTTGCGATCGCGGAACGTCCCGAAGCACGAACGGCCGGCGATCGTGGCCGAGGCGGTCCGCACCCTCGACCTCGACGGCCTGCTCGATCGCCGTCCCGCCCAGCTGTCGGGTGGCCAGCGCCAGCGGGTGGCACTGGCGCGTGCCATCGTGCGTCGTCCCCAGGTGTTCCTCATGGACGAGCCGCTCTCCAACCTCGACGCCAAGCTGCGCGTCCAGACGCGCGCCGAGCTCATCGAGCTGCACCGGCGCCTGGCAACCACGTTCGTCTACGTGACCCACGATCAGGTCGAGGCGATGACGATGGGAGATCGCATCGCGATCATGAACGCAGGCGTGCTGCAACAAGTTGGACCTCCGCAGGACGTCTACGAGAAGCCGGCCAACCTCTTCGTCGCGCGCTTCATCGGCAATCCACCGATGAACACCATCACCGGCACCATCGCCCACGAGCCCGAGGGCGTCGTCGTCATGCTGCCCGGCGGGCGCGTCCCGCTGCCGGCCCCGCTCGCCCACGCGGTAAGCACCGATGGCCGCGCCGTCGTCCTGGGCGTTCGCCCGGAGCACCTGGCGATCGGCGACGGCCCGATCGCGGCCACGGTGTCGGTCGTCGAGTCGCTGGGCCACGAGCGCCACGTCGTCTGCCGGCTCGAGGACGGCCAGCTCGTCACCGCGCGACAGCCCTCGAGCGTGACGGCCCCCTCCGACGGGACTGCGGTGCGCCTGTCGTTCGACCCCGACCACCTGCACCTGTTCGACGCCACCACCGAGGCACGGTTCGACACATGAGCGACCTCGATCGGCTGGTACCCGCGGTCGACGTCACCTCGCGGCCGGTGCGCCGGCTCAGCCGCCGGGTCCGCGAGGCGGGGCTGGGCTATCTGCTCATCCTGCCGTCGCTGCTGGCCTTCGTGACCTTCGAGTTCTATCCCTTCTTCCGCAACTTCTACCTGGCGCTCTACCGCACCCCCCCGTTTCCCGGGTTGCCCAAACGCTGGGCCGGCCTCAGTCAGGTCGGCGACATCCTCTCGTCCGGCGACTTCCGCAACAGCCTCAAGGTGACGGCGCTGTTCGCGGTCCTCACCGTGCCCACGGGCGTCATCCTCGGCGTCGCGCTCGCGGTGCTCGCCCATCAACGCCTCAAGGGCATCGGCATCTACCGCACGATCTTCTCCTCGACGGTGGCGACGTCGGTGGCAGTGGCCTCGGTGATCTTCGTCACCCTCTTCAACCCACAGGTGGGGCTGCTCTCCTATCTCGTGGGCCAGAGAGACTTCTTGTCGGACCCGACGTGGGCACTGCCGGCCGTGTCCATCGCCTTCATCTGGCAGCACCTCGGCATCACCTTCATCCTGATCTCCGCCGGGCTCGGTGCCGTCCCCGACGAGCTGCTCGAGGCGGCGCACGTCGACGGGGCGGGGCCGTGGTCGCGCTTTCGCAACATCACCCTGCCCCTGCTCTCCCCGACCATCTTCTTCGCGACGGTCGTGACCTCGATCACCGCGTTCCAGGCCTTCGGCCAGATCGACCTGCTGACCGAGGGCGGTCCCGACAACCGGACCAATGTCCTCGTCTACGCCGCGTACAACGAGGTCTTCAAGCACAACAACCTCGGAGAAGCTTCGGTGCTGGCCATCGCGCTCTTCGTCATCACGCTGGTGCTCACGATCGCGCAGCTCACCTTCCTCGAACGGCGCGTGTTCTATGGCCGCTAGGCGATTCCGTCTGGTCGTGCGCTACGCGATACTCACCGCGGTGGCCGGGGTGGTGCTGTTCCCGCTCTACATCGCCGTCGTCAACTCACTCCTGCCCTCCGAGCAGCTCGTGGCCCGCCCTCCCCGCTTGTTCCCGGCGCACCCCGACTGGAGCACCTACCGCCGGGCGTGGAACGCCGGCCACCTCGGCAACTACCTGAAGAACAGCTTCATCGTCACCGCGCTGATCGTCGCGGGTCAGGTATCGACGTCGATCCTGGCCGCCTATGCGTTCGCCTTCCTGCGGTTCCCGTTGAAGCGGACGCTGTTCGTCGTGTTCCTCGCCACGACGATGATCCCCTTCGAGGTCACGTTCTTCACCAACCAACAGACGATCGTGAGCCTGGGCTGGTACGACACCTATCTCGCGCTCGCGGTGCCGTTCCTCGCGACGGGCTTCGGCACGTTCCTCCTGCGGCAGGCCTTCCTGCAGGTTCCACGCGACCTCCAGGACGCAGCTGCCCTCGACGGCTACGGGCACCTGCGCTTCATGACCCGGGTGGCCGTCCCCCTGGCGCGTCCCATGATCGCCGCTCTCAGCCTCTTCTCCTTCTTCGCGGCGTGGAACCAGTACCTTTGGCCGCTCATCGTCACCCGCGACGCCCGGCTCCGGACGGTGCAGATCGGTCTACGCCAACTGCGGGGTGAGTCGGTCAACGACATCAACGTCACCTTGGCGGGCACGGTGCTCGCCGCGTTGCCGTTGTTCATCCTGCTGCTCGTGTTCCAGAAGCAGCTCGTCCGAGG
Proteins encoded:
- a CDS encoding sugar ABC transporter permease; the encoded protein is MSDLDRLVPAVDVTSRPVRRLSRRVREAGLGYLLILPSLLAFVTFEFYPFFRNFYLALYRTPPFPGLPKRWAGLSQVGDILSSGDFRNSLKVTALFAVLTVPTGVILGVALAVLAHQRLKGIGIYRTIFSSTVATSVAVASVIFVTLFNPQVGLLSYLVGQRDFLSDPTWALPAVSIAFIWQHLGITFILISAGLGAVPDELLEAAHVDGAGPWSRFRNITLPLLSPTIFFATVVTSITAFQAFGQIDLLTEGGPDNRTNVLVYAAYNEVFKHNNLGEASVLAIALFVITLVLTIAQLTFLERRVFYGR
- a CDS encoding ABC transporter ATP-binding protein → MGQVAFLDVSKRFGSFTAVADLTLEVEDQEFLVLLGPSGCGKTTALRMVAGLEEPTGGTIRIGTRVVNDVEAKDRDVAMVFQSYALYPHMTVEKNIEFPLRSRNVPKHERPAIVAEAVRTLDLDGLLDRRPAQLSGGQRQRVALARAIVRRPQVFLMDEPLSNLDAKLRVQTRAELIELHRRLATTFVYVTHDQVEAMTMGDRIAIMNAGVLQQVGPPQDVYEKPANLFVARFIGNPPMNTITGTIAHEPEGVVVMLPGGRVPLPAPLAHAVSTDGRAVVLGVRPEHLAIGDGPIAATVSVVESLGHERHVVCRLEDGQLVTARQPSSVTAPSDGTAVRLSFDPDHLHLFDATTEARFDT
- a CDS encoding carbohydrate ABC transporter permease, translating into MAARRFRLVVRYAILTAVAGVVLFPLYIAVVNSLLPSEQLVARPPRLFPAHPDWSTYRRAWNAGHLGNYLKNSFIVTALIVAGQVSTSILAAYAFAFLRFPLKRTLFVVFLATTMIPFEVTFFTNQQTIVSLGWYDTYLALAVPFLATGFGTFLLRQAFLQVPRDLQDAAALDGYGHLRFMTRVAVPLARPMIAALSLFSFFAAWNQYLWPLIVTRDARLRTVQIGLRQLRGESVNDINVTLAGTVLAALPLFILLLVFQKQLVRGLTAGAVKG